In Salarias fasciatus chromosome 4, fSalaFa1.1, whole genome shotgun sequence, the DNA window CATGTGATAAATTAAATCTTTCGACAAAACTCGATGCCACATCCAATAAGCCGTTAATTATTGAACTGAGCCGTTTGCCCAGAGCACCTTTACGTTTTTCCGGAGCTCTCGCTCGTCTCACAGTTCGTCCCGCGCCGTGCTGTCCAGAGGAGACTGCAGCACGTCCGAGTTCTGGGCCTCGGAGCTGATCTCCGCCTGCTCCCGGGTTTTCCCTGAGCGCGCCCTGTCCCAGTCCGTACGGACCTTTTCATTATCCCAGACCGTGGAGGTCTCGGTGTCACTGATGTACCCTGGATCGCCTGTGTAGTGAGTCGGATACACTAACAGAGGCTCTGCGGAAAACGCTTTCAGGTTCCTGGTTTCAAACTGCTCCATGTAGTCAGACCTGTGGAGGAGAAGCGATTATTATCAATTAAACAAATGATTCATTTCGTAGAGGTTTAGTAGAGTTTTATAGagagaaaatctgaaaaacagaCTTACACAGGATGTTTATCATACATGATGGGAAGAAACTCATCCACTGGCAAAATCTTCTTTAGCGGCTCTGCTTTCAAAAGCTTCTCCGCACCCTGTAGTGAGATCATATATCCCAGAGTCCAGTACGAATAGTCTGCCTCCACCAGGTTGTGTATGTTCGGCACTGCTTTCTCTGGGTGATCCACTTGCATTCTCTTCCGCCCGATATAACttgatgaaagaaaataaacagagatgtgaggggaaaaaaaaaaattacacaagaATCTCAGGAAAGGATGGCGAATGAAGCGGGACTTACATGAGATCCCAGTCCAGCCCTTCATCCTTCACCTCACTCATCAGGTTCATTAACCGACGCTTGAAGAAGACCTCGAAGCGCAGATCGTCTTCGATCACCAGAGACGTCTCCAAGCCCCGCTCCACGATCTAAGAGCCGGATTTATCTGTTAGTCGCCAAACTGTCAGGGCTGCAAAGAGACTGACGTTTTACCTTCTGGGGTTCACCTCTTTCCAGATGTTATAGTGAGACAGAAAGCATCCCAGCTCTCCCTTTGTCAGGGGTCGACCGTGGTAAGGGTCACTGTATCCCGGAAGCATATGGATGCCCATGGAATGAATTTCACTGACATTCATTGCTCTTAAgttaaagagaaagaaacatgacaaattaaaaaaaggctttggcTTTTGATTGAATAAATACTGAACAACCCCAATTTCAAACTGGGAGCATTTTCTATCATGTGAATTAAAAGAAGGTGCAATGACTTCCAAATATAAACCCATATTTTCCTGTATGTAAATaatcaaacactgaaagtgagacatttaaatgtaaaatagaaACCGATTTTAAATGTGATAGAAGCGATAAAAATAGTGGCACAGGGTGTTTATCATTGCTgtgctccccctcctcttctaCCAGGAGTTTTATAAGTCTGGAACGTGAGACCAGTTGCTGTGGCTTCAGGAAAGGAATGATGCTCCATTCCTGCCCGATGGAGGATTCTAGCAGCTTAACGGTCTCTGTGATTTATTGCAGGACTTCAGATTTTATGTGTCCCATGCTTTCTCTCGGCAAACTCTCTGAAATTCAGCAAAGCTGTGGTTAAAATAAGACACTAAAAATCTTAATTTCCTCATCATACATGTGAACTATATGTAGAAGTTTATGAAATTGGGTTTGCTCTGTACGTATGcgtgacatattcattacataCGGCGCACTTACTTTCCATCTACAGCTGCAAAAACCTTACAGGCGATCTGCTGCTCGTACAACGCGCTCAGCATCCGATCTCGACGGTCAGTCCGCCTCTGGAGATTTATCATAAACACCTGCATGCAAAGCGGAGAGTGGAGCCAGTCAGTGCACTGACTGATGTGGGAAGCAAAAGGAAGCCTGGCGTAGCAcagaaacaggggaaaaaaaggccaTTTTTGCAGTTTCCATCTTCATATCACTCCTTTACTCACCTCATCAAATCCCATTTTGTCGGGCTGTTTTTTGGGAACGCGGACATATTTGGAAGGCATCACTTGGGGATGTCGCACTACGCAGTCAGAGGGAAGATGGATGCAGAAATGGGATAAATAATATGTAGACAACATGCTGGAAGCTGAATGAGGCGGCAGACAGTAGGCGAAAGACTTGAAGCCAGAAGAAAACCAGAGCTGTTTGAGAGAAACGGAAAATAAAAAGCCTGAATTCAAGCTACTCACCGTTCACCTCTAAGAGGGTGTGCAAGAAGCTCTCGGCTTCGTCCTGCAAAGTATTGTGGGAGCGTAATGGCACAGGGAAGTAACCGTAGGTCTCCTTGTtacaaacaaacatttgaacATCTGTGGAGATGGGGCAGATGAAAACAGCAATTTGGAGCGACAGTGTTTGGATTGAAGAAGAGGACGGCCAAACGGGCTGAATCACCAGGCTGAACGTGTTAAGAGTCAAACTGTGGGAATACCCGCCATCCGAGCGGAGAACGCAAACACAATGATGTCGTCGAAAGCCCAGCTGTAGTCTGGATGTGGAGGGTGGAAGGCCAGCTGCCTGGACGCCTCCTTCCTCAGGTCGATCAAGAAGGTGGAGTGGACCATGGGAACTGCGTAGCACCCTTTGCGGACATGCTTTCTTATAGGGATGTAGGCAGGAGTCCGCCTGTAGTAGCCctggaataaaaaataataaagtttaTTAACATTGTAGCTTCCACACTGGCAGGTCTGCATAGTTGTCAGAAAAGTACCTGAGAAGTCATTCCACACCAGAAGTTAGAGTAAGCCGCTCGGGACTCGAGCATCGGCGCGATGATCGTCTTGTTCTCTTTCATCAGCTTCCAGAGCACATCGGAATTGGTGAGGAGGTTATCACAGTCTGCCAGctgcacaacaaagaaaacagccgCAAAATAGGTTTGAGCAAGCGTAACACGGCTGAGAAGGTCATACGGGTGAAACTGTGCACCAGCTGAGCGGCAACTGAGTATTAAGAAACCCACAAACTGTTTATTTCTAAAAACTCTGTTTTCAGGAGACAAAGCCAAGGAGTAAAGCAAAGAGTATAAAATTATTGCAACTCTGGATGAAGTTCAGTTCAAAATTATACCCCGCTGAAGCTAAACAATGTAGGCTGGACTGAGGAATAGAAATGTAATTGTGCAGAGTGATGCATTTAAATCTGGAGGATCCACATCAGTTTGAGTAGAAGATACTGTAAATTGACCAGAAGAGACTATTGGCTCTCGTTTCTACATGCCTCATGCCTTAAATTACGGCTTTGGTGGGGCCTTGGACTGGAGTTTTTGCAACAGTTACTGAATTGAAACGAGAGTTAAAGCATTGGCGCAAAGTTAAAAACAATAATTTTAGGGTTATTGTGCTTTTTTGGTAACTAGTTTTATTGACCTACCATAAAATAGTCTGCCCACATGTCACGGGCAGACTCCAGAGCAACTTGCCGGAGCTTCATGACGTGCTCATAGCGGAGATCTGTCCAGTGCTTCGGACCTTCTTCATCTGCATAATGGCTGCAAAATGCATGGTTTTAATTACAGTGACTTTATCGGCTCAATGTTTCCCTGGGATCCGTCTGAAGTAACAAACCTGGGTTCTTCTTTTGGCCGCCACTCCACGTAATGATAAAGGTTCTGGACCTTCACAAGCCAGTCACGCAGAATGGCTGTAGTGTTGTCTTCATTGTGATCAGTTGCCACCCTGTCCAGGTGAAACAAACGGAAAGTGTTATCAGGgaagataaacacacactctcacctgTGGGCAGTCAAGACATCAGTTTaactcagacacagagacaagaCCCGCATGCAGggttaaaacatgaaaacttcacacagaaagacccccGTGCCTGGACTTGTACTAGGAATATTCTTTACTCTGTGAAGTAAGAGTGCAATCCACTATGTCCTACATATCCAAAAAAATAggggcaaaaaacaaacaaaaaaccatcACAAGAGCTGAACGCAGTGAAACTGGGATCAGACTGAGACCAGGAGTTGAAAGATAAAACCACCAGCCTAAGAACAATAGTCTTGTGTTCACTCACTCTTTGTATGGAGCGGTGGGAACTGACACAAGAGTGAAAGACACCAACATCACATAACAGGACACAGGACGTCCAGTTGCTATCATTTTCATGTTTGCATGTAAAAGACACTTTGTGCTGGAAAGATTTCGAACAGAGAGACATGAGTCAAATGAACCAAAGTTAGGCTGTTCTTTGATCTAATTCAGTAGATGAACAAAATCAAGCCACACATCTTTCTGTCTGCCAGGATATGGAAAGTCACGCTGCAACTAAACATCCACAGTTGTTATTACTCAGCCATGAAAGTCAACAGTTCTCACTGCGAAGTGAACATCTGCACAAAGGACAGCTGGACTTGCATTTAGCTCATGTGGATGTTGTCCAGGGCAGATTTTTCTGATGAAAGACTTCACGCTGATCTGTGAGAACACTGCAGCTCCGTGCTAAACCGCTGTTTCCCTCAATCCTGCTGAACAGCCTTTCAGTTCCTCAAACTTTGAATAGCACTGATTTTTCCTGTTCATGTTTAACTTGTTTGAATAGACCTTTTGAACTTGTACTCTATGCAAACTGTATATATTTCAAACTGATATTTATGAGCAGGATGTGTAATGTTACTGCACTATAGAACTACAGATCTATGCGCCTACAGCAAAGCTTTAAATGACTGTTTGGGGGATTTCGGTTCTGAGGCTTTGGCATGCTCCAACAAAATACATACAACATGTAGTGTTTACAGCATTACACAGCCGCTCTCTCGTTCCTATATGACTTTAGAGGGCTTGTAAAAGCACGTTATACAAATTTGTCTGcaccgcacacacacttcagagggCCCCAGATGCAACAAAAAGGTGGATGAACAGAATTGCTTATATAAATTGTGTAAATAAAGTGAAACTTGTTCGTCGGGTCGGTGAGTGAAGAGCGCAGCGCTTTCTAAGCCCTCCAGGCATTCATCCAAACTCCTCACAGCTGAGGGCAGCAGTGCAGGTGGGCTGTCGGAGCATGTTGTTTGATTATTAAGCGAGAAACATCTCCCTTACTTGGTTTCAACAGACAGGAGCATTGAGGTGTTTAAGAAGCAAAATATATGCATTTATACAGCTGGAAAGTTCATCATAAATCAGAACTATGGCCGTAAATGACCCCCAGAGACAGTGCTGTGaacaatgtttctgtttttttacaTCTAGGTTTCAGCTTCCACAATCATTTACAAGCAAAGGCTGTTAAAAGTTGTCCCATCTCTGGTGAATGATTTTATATATAAGTACATTAACATGACTGGTTTTGGGGGGTTTCCATGTTGCTGGACCAGATTTGGTCGTTGTCACACATCTGGAGGAATCACTCAAAACTGGAGGTAGAGGAGGGGATTTTGGGATCTGAGTAGGAGAAGACTGAATGGCAAGTTCTGGCACTAACCCTGGCCCTGTGGACATCAGCAGGAAGTGTACGTTAACTCACACAGCTCCCCTCGTGGCCACGGCTCTCTGGTCCCCTCCCATCCACGTATACAGATCAATGCAGTGACTGCTCAGATAATGTGATCGGCTCCGTATCCAGATGTGCCCACCTCTGCGCACAATAGTGACTTTATTTGTGCACAGGATGAACGCAGCATTAACTTCTGGAAGGTTCATTCATGTCAGTGCCAGACTGTTTAACTAATCTACGCAACATCTTACTTAGTTTCTAAAATCACTTTGATTACTTCTCCAGTCTTTGGAAGTCCACCCCACGCTTCATAACGTTCTCTTCAAAATAGCAGAACACTTGTGGTATGTATTAATTTCAAGGAAATTACACTTTTAGGGGGAAAACCACCATTCCCACCTAATCTGGCACCAAAAATGAACAGTTTCCAGAAAGCGCTCATTCTCACCAACCACTTACCAGAGAGCCATGCGGTCTTTGGGATAGTTCAGCCGCTCGACCGTGCCCAGAAAATACGGCAAAGAGTGCTCGGAGTTTCTGCAAATGAGGGCAACCAGGACCCGGGGGGCGAGGAGCGAAGACTCGGGGCTCCAGCGCTCCTCCGCAAAATATCCCCGGACGGGAGcgcagcaggacagcagcaggaggagcagagaggcggGGAGGCCGGCGGCCAGCCCGGCCATCGCGACGGTGAAGCACGGGCTACAAAGGAGTGTTCTGCCGTGTGCTGGTGGGATCTGGCTCCTGGAGAGCTACGGAAAAGTTGTCTCCTTTTACTTTACGCAGTCATTGCGCATACGGAAAGTCTGCAGCGGATCCTGATGTGACAACAGACGCTGAGCTTTTAAAGGGGAGGCCCGAGCGGGGATCTTAAAGGGGATGGGCCACTATAGtgactgcacaaaaaaaaaaagaaaaaagatcaaattCTTCCTGATAATCTGACTCTGAAAGTCGAAGAGATTTTATTGGATTATTTTACACAATGAGAACACATTCAGTATTGTAAACTCAATGTATGCGTGTATTATAAATATGCTGCATTATAGAGGATTTGTAcatgaatgatttattttttcaagagtgTAATTGCATTAATATTTAGGTACAAGTCGcacatttcaataaatattcaaattgCATGTTTTCCCAACCAAAAAGCTTAGTCTTTcacaagaaaatgtatttaaaggTAACAAATACTTTGAGAATTTGTTCATAGCGGAACTTTCTACTTTTACTTGGGTATGAATAACAACTATACTTTTACTTGTGAGCCAAACAGTGCCCTTGTAATTTGTGCTCTTGCCTCATAACATGAATATCTATGGCTCAAGTCCATTTGGAGACCGTTTTGTGCCCAGTTTTCTTGCTCTCCTTTTCATGGGTTTTCTCCATGTACTCCAGCTTCTTTCCACAGTCTCAAATCATGTGTTTTGAGGCTAACTCAGTGGTTATCAAAGTGtggaataaatgtttttttaaactccaaaaaagcaaacaaaacagaatgtatatttttctttttattatggATCCAACATGATTCAGTACCATGACCTTCCGCATACAGTTAGAATTTACTTCTCATGTCCAATTCTACACATGCATCATTCTGCATGGCAAATCACATataaaacagctgattttaaCCTTGGTGTAATGTGCCTTGAAAACCTCTCacaatttgtttttcaactCTTAATACTAAATTTTGAATTAACTATTTGGACAGATACTGTCCTGCTTTTAGTCTCTTCAAACCAGTGTTATCATAGCCTAGTAAAATGGCTTTGTCTTTGTTGGTGCTACAGTTTGGCCCCTGACCCAGGTCTCTCTACCTGGATTGTTAGTGAGGCAGCTGCAGGGTCATCGACAAGCCAGAACAGCTCGCCTCCAGTTGGGACAACACGGGCTGCTGGAAACACTGGAccctctccaccctccagcacctcctgcaaaaaaaaaatatgatagTATTGCTGAGTGCATAAAGGTATTTCCTTTTTTCAGGTtaatttttaatgttcagcttCATATCTTAACTGAACCCATTTCAATAAGTGATTGAAATCAAAGAGCCctgttcttttctgtgttgGTCTAAACTAAATAGTTTTGTGTATGAACATACGTCAGAGTTAAGATTATGACCATGGCAAAAATCTGAGCaatataagtaaaaaaaaaagaagttaccTTTAAAACTGCTGCTTTGCTTCCTCCTGTTGATACAAAAGCCACACAGCGTGCAGAGTTAACCACGGGAAAGGTCATGGTGACACGTTGTGGTGGTGGTTTTGGAGAGTCGCTGATGGGTGCCAcaaccttctttttttcctgaaagtaCGGCAGACCCAAACTTAGTTATTTATCATGACACAATAAAAACTGCCAATGAGGAGTACTCTGTCGTGTAAATGTAGAATGTATCACGTGGCAGCTCGTTGCACAGGTAGACCAAAAGGGATGGCAGTGAATACTAAAACTAGCAACTTGTGCCCTAAACTAACCCCTTCAGTGAACCATATATTGTTTAATGTGTGActtgaaaagtgaagaaaaaaggaCACAGATCTTTTAAGACTAACAGATCATGAGTGACACCACATCCAAGAATAAACCCAGACATGCTCCTTATAATCATATCCCTGTCACCATTCAGTGAAATGATGTATTTCATCTGCTTTCTGAAGTGGGAACTTATTATTATAGCCAAAAAGCTATGTTTACTAGAATCTGTAGAATATCTACAATAACTAAATTTGCTTATCAGTGTAACCAGTGTATAGTGTGAATAGGGTTCAGTATTCAGGCAAAAGATGTAGTTTTTAGGATCAGTTATAAGTAAGAAACATGTGCTTTCCACAATGAAACGGAAAACATCCAGTCTGCATCCCAGCATCTGTACACCATCATTCTTCTGTCAAAGAAGTACAGACATTTATATGTGCGAAAGGCACATTATCAAAAGCTCAGTCCTCACCTCCAGAAGAGGATGATCTGGGAAGAGGGAGCAGGTGTGGCCATCAGGACCCAtaccgagcagcagcaggtcaaacACGGGGAAGTCATCGTCCGGGAAGGCCTGAGAGTTTGCAAGAAataaaatatactgtaaatattgactcATTGTTTAGGTCTAAAATATGATCTGTGTTTACCTCTTTTAGTTTGCGGGTGTAGTCCTCTGCGCATTCATCCACTGGCAGAGTTGAGTCAATGGTTAGAATGCCACTATCTGGAATATTGACCTTTGAAAAAAGCTGACTCTGAAAAGGAAGACATGATGCACATTTCATGTAGATTTGACAGCATGTGCACAATTTAGAGATAGATTAGATGTAAGTGCATTGAGATGTCATTGTCTTTTAAAAATGGCGTTTTGAATAAATGCTTATAAATATGGGAAAAGGTGAGAATATGTTGCATAGATCTCTAAAGGAAGAATCAAACAGGCACTGCATAGATACATAATGAAAGACAAACAAGGGATATATTCTTAACCTGTTTACATAAGCATGTATGTGTAGGGAAAACATCACCATAGACATACCTTGTAAAGCCCATAGGTGCTCTCTGGGTGATCAAAGGAAACCAGTCGCTCGTCACAGAAACCCACCACCCACTTGCTGCAGTCCAGTTCTGGCAGAGCAGGCAGCTCCTTGCTGAGCATAGACACCAGGCTTCCGCCAGAGAGACCCAGGGTGAACCTGCCACGAGAGGCGATCGCCTTATCTGCTCGTGCTGTCACCAGATGGGCCAGCGCTGGACCAAGCTCTGCAGCTGAGGGGAAGACCACGACTCTTCTTCCAGCCATTAGGACACCGAGTGAAGCGATCTGACAGGTTACAGGAGGAAACAATAGTTAGGCAAGTCACAAGGAAGTTACCAAATTGTTTTGCAAGTCATCATGTGTGTGCAGAAAATATCTCCCGAACGTTTGACTCCCACCAAAACCTTTTGTTTGCATTTACCAGCATTTAATATGAAATGTTTGGTCAAAATCAATATTCTACTTCTGTAGTAGAGATGAATGTGTAAGAGGAGAACACACAAGGATACTGTAATTATTCCGTCAAAGCGGCTTTCACTTGTTAACCCTGGGAGGAAACCGCACACATAatttaaaatgcaatttttcCATAAAACGATGTTTCCTCACCTTGTTTCAGGAAAGTAAATGGCAGATTGTCATGAGGATTTTCAGTCGGCTAATGAGCACAACTTCCTGGAGCCAGATTGCCTCAGCCAATCATAGGCTGGTTTAGACCGTGTTGCATTCTGGTCAATGTAGTTTTTTAacgaaaacataaaaaatgatTTATCAGTTCCAAATGGAAGACTAAGTATTGAATAAAACGTGATAGGATGCTTTCACACGATATAACATATAATTTAGTTGAAGATAGATGTTTGTTTCCCAGCAATTTAGCTTAATGTTGTGGTTTTGTGCGGAACTGTGATGCTTCCTCCCAACCAGCAGGTGGAAACACCGCAATATTTTTACCACTGGAGTTTTTAGGAGACACTCGCGGATACCATGTAGGCATGCACACGCAGCTGATTTGGCATTTTACACTGCAACTAACAGTCTGAAGTGATATTTTACACGGATTGGCTGCAAAAACTCGTCGCGTGCCTCTCCTGGTGCCATAAAATATGTCGACAGCCTTCTCCTTCCAGGCACAGCTCGTGTCCATCATGGACGCGTTATCCAAAACAGCTGTGTTGGAAATAAGCAAATTGGTCGAGATCGAGTCCAAGATGCTGAAGATAGAGATCACCCGAGGGCGCAACGAGATCGCGTCGCTGACGGAGAAACTGCAGCTGATGGAGAAACTGCTTTGTTTGGCTCAGGGGGGCAGACAGGACGCGGCAGCTGCGCCGTGCACGGTGGCCAAGGACGCACCACAACACAGAGGATCCGAGCCCGAGAGGACCAGACCTGTCATTAAAAGGTTGGTTTGTCGCTGAGTGCACCTTATTTGTTGTCCCGTCCTCTCAGTTTGGTgaatttattctgtgtgtggtGAATCTCAGCGAAACTCCGTGGGAAAATGCAAGTTTCTCCACTGAGCTGAGCAGTTTGCATCCATGTGAAGAGCCATCTGCAGCTGAAGTAGGTCTTCTCTCATCCTACACATTTCTCTCTGGTTTAGGTTGAATGTGAAAGGTAACATTTAtgtattctgttttttctttagcCGCCAAATCCACCACCCAAAGATCAGCCTGCTGTGATAGTGGTGAAAGAGGAGCCACCAGAAGTCGACGACGCAAATTCTGAAACGGACAGGACATGTAAAAATAGTGAGTATGGTGTTTTGTCAATGGGTTTAGGAGCACTGCATTGGGAAGTACGTATGGATAGACTCAAAGCCAGGACAAGCCATTCACTTGACttccatttacaaaaaaaaacaaaaaaaaacttacgTTTTTGAGTGAAGGTGAAGTGTTAATAACCTTATTATTGTGAAAGTGCAAAGAACCATTGCATTGTAAGACTAATTTACTCAGCTTGTGAACTTTTATCAAATTTACTTCTGGTTTTTGTGACTTCAAGTTGACTTCATGCTGTTAACAGGACGGGAAGCTGTCGTCGACAGTCGGAAGTGTGCAGATGTGTTGCAGCTTCCCAAGCCCACCGCGGAACGCCAGCAGCCATTGTTCACGAACAACTTTGTGAGCGGCTGCACCTCGTCTCCTCTCTCTGAACAAGGGAGGAGAGAACCCCACTGGAATCCACAGCTTGCACCTGCACATGCAAACCTCGAGGCGGGGAAGAGCATTGTGCAACACGTGGCCTCCCAGAGCCTGACTGTGCTCCGGAACATGAAGCTTCATAACTTGAAGAATTCAGCTGCTAAAAGATTTGGCTGCCTGCaatgtggaaaaagcttcagatGTTTTAGCCAACTTGAAATACACCAGAGAAGtcacacgggtgagaagccTTTCAGATGCACGCTGTGCGGAAAGCGATACGCTCAGAAAGGACACTTGTACACCcaccagcgcacacacacaggggagaaGCCATATCGATGCCCTATTTGCGGAAAGGGCTTCATTCAAAAATGCACTCTTGATATGCATCAACGtacacacactggagagaaaCCTTTTGTTTGTGTCAAATGTGGCAAAGGATTTACAAAGAACTGTAATCTAAAGAAGCATCTCACTGTACATCTGGATCCTAATTTGGATATATATAGTAGTGAAAGCAGTGCATCAACATTTAGTGGGACATTTGTCAGTGGAACCACTTGAAACACCAGTCACACAGAGATGTAACCTCCTTCTGTTCGAGcattttgtggaaaataaaattgTTTTCTCCCAGTGTCGGTGTCGATCATCTGCTCTTACTATGCAGGCACTCCACAAAGAAATCATCTATTGTAGGTGAAGAGGAGGTTActtaaattatgtttttaatcTTCATCAATTCACTCCTTAAAGTGTTCAAACACAGAATAGAAGAACACGCTTACTCTTGGCTGGTGGTGGAAATGTCCAGTTTTAGTTCAGATTGATGTGGAGCTGCATGTTCTTTGTGgatttttgtccattttgctcccacagtccaaaaacatatgaggttaattggtgaccctaaattgccagTAGGCATAAAAGgtagtgtgtgttgctgtctgtctctgtgtgtcttgtGATAGGCTTGAAACCTGTCCCTGACATTGCTCTTTGTCAACTGGGATTGACATCCATGACCCTGAATTAGACAAAGTATCAAATAAGATGGCTATATTATCATATATCAATTTGTGCATCAACTGATTTGTCCAAACAACAGTCCGAGGCACCTGTAGCCtcagagaaaaatatgaaaggaGGGCACAAAACATAGTCATGTGAACAGTACGCTGCAGTATCAACACACAATCACCCACACATGCTTAGAATGCCAGTCACCTGTGCTCAGCCATAAGAAGAAGATGCAAATAACAAACAAGGTCGGAGTCCAACCAAGCATTTATACCAACAGTACTAACTAGCACTAGCCCAATACTTTTAAATCTGGTGAATGTCGGATAAAATTGTGCTATTGTCAAGATGAGAGTGCAGTAATTTGCATCTAAAATGTAGAGAGATTAACCCGTtttgccccactgacaacaattgttgccaaagtttatcactgttgtttttgactCACAATAAAAAATCTCAAAGGTACTAATGCAACTTTTCCCACTTAAATGCTAGTAGACCACTTAgacaaaggttttcttttttaaaaaatcatttccaagtgcttcctgtcacatgacatcatctgcttcctgctccttccGGCTGAAGACATGGCCGACGCAAATCTTCCTGGAAAGAGgtaattttcaaacatttctaatgATTTTCCAACAGCCATATTTATAATTATTTAATCATTGGAGTCTCTAGAGTAACCCTGAACCCAAAAATTGTACCTaggataaatatttttttgttcatgggCTTATTTTTATGAGCGGCAACAAAAGTTGCCAATGGGCACATAGCTTGCCACTAACTACAGGAAAACACTGTCTGCAGGATTGCTCctaatttacttatttaaatTTGAAGAATGATGTACAGTGTCTCATTTTAGTCCTCTTAGAATACTCTTTCAAGCTAAATAAGTTCACAGGTGTTCAaggcctgtgtgtgtatgttttttatATGTTATCATATATCATTTTGTTGctagctaacattagcttgtgtttcactgaagtaaaaaatgttgctgttggaTGATGTTGGAGGTGCACTTCTCTTGGCACACAAGTACTTTTCATAGCCaatgccccccccacccccacccctgggGTAGGATGGATGTTATTTAGCAATATCACAGTCGAGTCTGTGATCTTTGACTAGAGGTCATCATCGCTACTGCTCTTCAGTCGACAAGAGCAACAGTGATGATATCCCGACCAACATCAAAAACTAAACTGTGATATTGCTTTTCCAGAATATTCTACATATGATGCTTTAGAAAGAATTATATTGATTattcatcaataaaatcaaatgtgaaCTAAAACATGGCGCATTCTTACATCTGTCATGCTTGCTTTGTCATTCAATTAGGTCCTGGAAAAGTGGGCAGAAAgatctcctctgcttccagAGGCTGATAGCCCAGACCCTCCTCCATGGAACATAACCAATTAGGCAGGGTAGAAGATCTTCAAAGGCATTGCTGATAACTGG includes these proteins:
- the colgalt1a gene encoding procollagen galactosyltransferase 1 gives rise to the protein MAGLAAGLPASLLLLLLSCCAPVRGYFAEERWSPESSLLAPRVLVALICRNSEHSLPYFLGTVERLNYPKDRMALWVATDHNEDNTTAILRDWLVKVQNLYHYVEWRPKEEPSHYADEEGPKHWTDLRYEHVMKLRQVALESARDMWADYFMLADCDNLLTNSDVLWKLMKENKTIIAPMLESRAAYSNFWCGMTSQGYYRRTPAYIPIRKHVRKGCYAVPMVHSTFLIDLRKEASRQLAFHPPHPDYSWAFDDIIVFAFSARMADVQMFVCNKETYGYFPVPLRSHNTLQDEAESFLHTLLEVNVRHPQVMPSKYVRVPKKQPDKMGFDEVFMINLQRRTDRRDRMLSALYEQQIACKVFAAVDGKAMNVSEIHSMGIHMLPGYSDPYHGRPLTKGELGCFLSHYNIWKEIVERGLETSLVIEDDLRFEVFFKRRLMNLMSEVKDEGLDWDLIYIGRKRMQVDHPEKAVPNIHNLVEADYSYWTLGYMISLQGAEKLLKAEPLKKILPVDEFLPIMYDKHPVSDYMEQFETRNLKAFSAEPLLVYPTHYTGDPGYISDTETSTVWDNEKVRTDWDRARSGKTREQAEISSEAQNSDVLQSPLDSTARDEL
- the pgls gene encoding 6-phosphogluconolactonase: MAGRRVVVFPSAAELGPALAHLVTARADKAIASRGRFTLGLSGGSLVSMLSKELPALPELDCSKWVVGFCDERLVSFDHPESTYGLYKSQLFSKVNIPDSGILTIDSTLPVDECAEDYTRKLKEAFPDDDFPVFDLLLLGMGPDGHTCSLFPDHPLLEEKKKVVAPISDSPKPPPQRVTMTFPVVNSARCVAFVSTGGSKAAVLKEVLEGGEGPVFPAARVVPTGGELFWLVDDPAAASLTIQVERPGSGAKL